The genomic stretch TCGTCCACGTCGTGCTGCTTGATGAGGGTCTCCAGCTCTTCCTCGGGAAAAATGGGGATGCCGTGGGGGTACAGAGGCCCCGCTAATACCGGCGGGTAAAGGCGCCCCTCGATGTTGGGGATTTGGGTGGCGGTGAAGGCCACCACCTCCACGTCGGGGTTGTTGCGGAAAAGGCAGTTGAAGTTGTGGAAGTCCCGACCGGCAGCACCCATGATGATGACTTTCCGTTTCGGCATACCTTCCTCCTAAAAACGCGGGATTTCGGCTCCCGCGTTTGGCTTTACTCCCACTCAATGGTGCCGGGCGGTTTGGAGGTTACGTCGTACACCACCCGGTTGATGCCCCGCACCTCGTTGACGATCCGCCGCGCCACCCGGTCCAGAAAATCCCCGTCAAAGCGGTACCAATCGGCGGTCATGAAGTCCTCGGTGGTGACCGCCCTCAGCGCCACCACGTTTTCGTAAGTACGGGAGTCCCCCATGACCCCCACCGAGCGCACCGGCAACAGCACCGCCAACGCCTGGGCGATCTCCCGGTAAAGCCCGGCCTGGCGAATTTCCTCCATGAAGATGGCGTCCGCCTTTTGCAAAAGCGCCACCCGCTCCGGGGTGACCTCTCCCAGAATCCGCACCGCCAGCCCCGGACCGGGGAAGGGCTGGCGGTACACGAACTCCTCGGGAAGCCCCAGCTCCAACCCCAGCCGCCGCACCTCGTCCTTGAACAAAAAGCGCAGCGGCTCCACCAGCTCGAACCCCAGCTTCGCCGGAAGCCCCCCCACGTTGTGGTGGGTTTTGATGGTGGCCGAGGGCCCCTTCACCGAGGTGGACTCGATCACGTCCGGGTACAGCGTCCCCTGGGCCAAAAAGCGAGCCTGGGGGAACTTCCTGGCCTCCTCCTCGAACACCGCGATGAACTCGTGCCCGATGCGGCGTCGCTTTTCCTCGGGGTCCTCCACCCCGGCCAGCGCCGCGAAGAACCGCGGAGCCGCGTTCACCCGGTGCACCGCCAGGCCGTAGGCGGCGAACCGCTCCATCACCTTGTCCCCCTCCCCCAGGCGCAGCAGCCCCGTGTCCACGAAGATCGGGATGGTGCGATCCCCCACCGCCTCCCGGCACAGCAGCGCGGTCACCGTGGAATCCACCCCTCCCGAAAGCGCCACGATCACCTGCCCCTGGCCCAGGCGCTGGCGGATCGCCTCCACCGCCTCCTGGCGCAGGCTCGCGGGGGTCCAGTCGCGCTTGGCGCCGCAAAGGGCCAGGAAGTTGTCGAGGATCTTCTGCCCCAGGGGCGTGTGGTGCACCTCCGGGTGGAACTGGATGCCGAAAAGCTTGCGCTCCTCCCAAGCCATGGCGGCGTGGGGGGCGCTTTCGGTGCGGCCCACCAAGCGGAACCCCTGGGGGAGCCGGGTCACCTCATCCCCGTGGGACATCCACACCCGCTGCCGGGGGGGCAGACCCTCGAACAGCGGGCAGCTGGCTAGGAGCTCCAGCTCGGCAGCGCCGTACTCGCGCCTGCCGGCGCTGGCCACCTCCCCGCCGAAGAGCCGCGCCATCACTTGCTGGCCGTAACAGATCCCCAGCACCGGCACCCCCAGCCGGAAGATCGCCGGGTCCGGCTCCACGGCGTCCTGGTCGTACACCGAGGCAGGACCGCCGGAGAGGATGATGCCGATGGGCTGCCGCGCGGCGATCTCCCGGGCGGGCAGGTTAGGGGGAACGATCTCGCTCTTGACCGAAAGCTCCCGCACCCGGCGGGCGATGAGCTGGGTGTACTGGGAGCCAAAATCGAGGATCAGAACCGTTTCATGGGCCGTCATACCGCCCCGCCTCGCGGGGCAGCTTAGCTTAGCAACTTGCCAGCGTTTTTGCCAGCGGCCCCTGCCCACCTCCGGGACCAGCCTCAGGGGGTGGGTTAGAATCCCGCCTCGGAGGGGTCGTGTCGCTGGAGCTTGCCCGGGAGGTGCTCACCACCGAAGCCCAAGCGATCCTGCGCTTGCGGGACCGCTTGGACGACTCCTTCCTCCGGGCGGTGGAGCTCCTGGCCTCCTGCCGCGGCCGGGTGGTGTGGACCGGCATGGGCAAATCCGGCATCATCTGCCGCAAGCTCGCCGCCACCATGGCTTCCACCGGCACCCCCGCGCTGTTCCTCCACCCCGCCGAGGCTATCCACGGCGATCTGGGGATGGTCACCGGCGAGGACCTGGTGGTGGCGGTCTCCAACTCCGGGGAAACCGAGGAAATCGTTCGGCTCGTGGAGCTTCTGAAGCGGCTTGGCGTGGGGCTCATCGGCATCTCCTCCAACCCCAACTCCACCTTGGCCCGCCACGCGGACGTACACCTCTGCCTCTGGGTGGACCGGGAAGCCTGCCCCCACAACCTGGCCCCTACCGCCTCCACCACCGCGGCCCTGGCGTTGGGGGACGCCCTGGCCATGGCGGTCTCGGTGCGCAAGGGGTTTTCCCCCGAGGACTTCGCCCGCCTCCACCCCGGGGGCAGGCTGGGCAAGCGCTTGCTCACCGTGGGGGAGCTCATGCACAAAGGCGAGCAAATCCCCGCTGTCGCTCCGGACACGCCGATGAAAGACGTGATTTACGAGATGTCCCGCAAGGGGCTGGGGATCACCACGGTGCAGGACCGCGAAGGCCGTCTTTTAGGGGTGATCACCGACGGCGACCTGCGGCGGCTCATGGAGCGCCACCCGGATCCCCTCAAGCTCACCGCGGGAGAGGCCATGCACCCCGGAGGAGTCACCATCCCCCCCCAGCAGCTGGCCACCGAGGCGCTGCGCTTGCTGGAGGCCCGGCGCATCACCTCGCTCATCGTCACCGACGAAACCTCCCGGGTCCTGGGCGTGCTGCACCTCCACGACCTCTGGGGCGTGGGGCTGTTCTGACCAGCCGCCCTTCCCAGCACCCAACGCGCAGCGCACCGCGGCGTGGCCAGGCGGACGGTACGCGGCGCGGCGGCGAGCTGCAGGCGCCAAACGGCGGAGCTAGGCTGGGGCGAACCCCTCCTTGCCCACCAGCGGCACGAAGCTCG from Thermoanaerobaculum aquaticum encodes the following:
- the guaA gene encoding glutamine-hydrolyzing GMP synthase, with the translated sequence MTAHETVLILDFGSQYTQLIARRVRELSVKSEIVPPNLPAREIAARQPIGIILSGGPASVYDQDAVEPDPAIFRLGVPVLGICYGQQVMARLFGGEVASAGRREYGAAELELLASCPLFEGLPPRQRVWMSHGDEVTRLPQGFRLVGRTESAPHAAMAWEERKLFGIQFHPEVHHTPLGQKILDNFLALCGAKRDWTPASLRQEAVEAIRQRLGQGQVIVALSGGVDSTVTALLCREAVGDRTIPIFVDTGLLRLGEGDKVMERFAAYGLAVHRVNAAPRFFAALAGVEDPEEKRRRIGHEFIAVFEEEARKFPQARFLAQGTLYPDVIESTSVKGPSATIKTHHNVGGLPAKLGFELVEPLRFLFKDEVRRLGLELGLPEEFVYRQPFPGPGLAVRILGEVTPERVALLQKADAIFMEEIRQAGLYREIAQALAVLLPVRSVGVMGDSRTYENVVALRAVTTEDFMTADWYRFDGDFLDRVARRIVNEVRGINRVVYDVTSKPPGTIEWE
- a CDS encoding KpsF/GutQ family sugar-phosphate isomerase, which gives rise to MSLELAREVLTTEAQAILRLRDRLDDSFLRAVELLASCRGRVVWTGMGKSGIICRKLAATMASTGTPALFLHPAEAIHGDLGMVTGEDLVVAVSNSGETEEIVRLVELLKRLGVGLIGISSNPNSTLARHADVHLCLWVDREACPHNLAPTASTTAALALGDALAMAVSVRKGFSPEDFARLHPGGRLGKRLLTVGELMHKGEQIPAVAPDTPMKDVIYEMSRKGLGITTVQDREGRLLGVITDGDLRRLMERHPDPLKLTAGEAMHPGGVTIPPQQLATEALRLLEARRITSLIVTDETSRVLGVLHLHDLWGVGLF